A region of Kribbella sp. NBC_01245 DNA encodes the following proteins:
- a CDS encoding phage tail tip lysozyme, translating to MGDNKFLMIMIGIITMVLLPFIIVIALILGAIGGLDDEGEGCVAGPPAKSTFGFPTAPDKRGVKAGFKEGEHEAIDYDVPDGTEVLAASDGKVTKAGTGEIRIKHAEGIESRYKWLKESKVNEGDKVTKGQVIALSGSHDESDPGAKGQHLHFELWLSGDSEDVAGAIDPDSLMSEGSEGGSGCGCGGSGSEELVGSDNVQKAFNYFVGKGYTAEQSAGIVGNMMWESGVEPMRLQNTPPSAKTPASQAAGSSLGWGIVQWTPAGKYINAARRDGADDKKIESLEHQLWFLNEQLEGRTSSPEAEAGRAQKAAKTVEDATRAFGGKYERFGGHENPNESSWAKRIAFAKDVLGTNGGAGGCGGAGNGDIVATALTLAWKKNVPNSVNKSAATPAYQDAMPKYNGSTGTDEWSDCGVFVATVVVMSGVDPDYPRRGTGTQLPYLQNSPKWETIPFNDTSQLKPGDILIMSRSGGIGHTYIYTGKIDWEDGGNYNGVSASLHDRIPEPTTAQVEPNYYIARAKASAKP from the coding sequence ATGGGTGACAACAAGTTCCTGATGATCATGATCGGCATCATCACGATGGTGCTGCTGCCGTTCATCATCGTGATCGCGCTGATCCTCGGTGCCATCGGCGGTCTGGACGACGAGGGTGAGGGCTGTGTCGCCGGGCCGCCGGCGAAGAGCACGTTCGGCTTTCCGACCGCGCCGGACAAGCGCGGCGTCAAGGCCGGCTTCAAGGAGGGCGAGCACGAGGCGATCGACTACGACGTGCCCGATGGCACCGAGGTGCTGGCGGCCTCCGATGGCAAGGTCACCAAAGCCGGTACCGGTGAGATCCGGATCAAGCACGCCGAGGGCATCGAGAGCCGCTACAAATGGCTCAAGGAGAGCAAGGTCAACGAGGGTGACAAGGTCACCAAAGGACAGGTGATCGCGCTTTCCGGCAGTCACGACGAGAGCGACCCGGGCGCCAAAGGGCAGCACCTGCACTTCGAGTTGTGGCTGTCCGGCGACTCCGAGGACGTAGCCGGCGCGATCGACCCGGACAGCCTGATGAGCGAGGGCAGCGAGGGCGGCAGCGGCTGCGGCTGTGGCGGTTCCGGCTCGGAGGAGCTGGTCGGCTCGGACAACGTTCAGAAGGCCTTCAACTACTTCGTCGGCAAGGGTTACACCGCCGAGCAGTCGGCCGGGATCGTCGGCAACATGATGTGGGAGTCGGGCGTCGAGCCGATGCGGCTCCAGAACACTCCTCCCAGCGCCAAGACGCCCGCGAGCCAGGCGGCCGGTTCCAGCCTGGGCTGGGGCATCGTGCAGTGGACGCCGGCCGGCAAGTACATCAACGCCGCTCGGCGCGACGGTGCCGACGACAAGAAGATCGAGTCGCTCGAGCACCAGCTCTGGTTCCTGAACGAGCAGCTCGAGGGCCGTACGTCGTCGCCGGAGGCCGAGGCCGGCCGCGCCCAGAAGGCGGCCAAGACCGTCGAGGACGCCACCCGCGCGTTCGGTGGTAAGTACGAGCGCTTCGGCGGACACGAGAACCCGAACGAATCGTCCTGGGCCAAGCGCATCGCCTTCGCCAAGGACGTGCTGGGCACCAACGGTGGTGCCGGGGGCTGTGGTGGCGCGGGCAATGGCGACATCGTCGCGACGGCGCTGACGCTGGCCTGGAAGAAGAACGTGCCGAACTCGGTGAACAAGAGCGCGGCCACCCCGGCGTACCAGGACGCGATGCCGAAGTACAACGGCAGCACCGGTACCGACGAGTGGAGCGACTGTGGCGTGTTCGTCGCCACGGTGGTGGTGATGAGCGGGGTCGACCCGGACTATCCACGCCGCGGGACGGGGACTCAGCTGCCCTACCTGCAGAACAGCCCGAAGTGGGAGACGATCCCGTTCAACGACACCAGCCAGCTTAAGCCGGGCGACATCCTGATCATGAGCCGCAGTGGCGGTATCGGGCACACCTACATCTACACCGGCAAAATCGACTGGGAGGATGGCGGCAACTACAACGGGGTCTCGGCTTCCCTGCACGACCGCATCCCCGAGCCGACCACGGCCCAGGTCGAGCCCAACTACTACATCGCCCGCGCCAAGGCGAGCGCCAAACCTTAG
- a CDS encoding S-layer protein: protein MLEDYRRVWVVGGVVGLVLVLGFLGYLVFGPGPKSQVTFNSIPGDLTLRIDGKVKPANGVTEIREGVHELTAERSGFTTITREIEVKDGEPQAFDIFLDASGPEGRRWLEEHPEAAIEAEGHGSREYENNAERKTAKYPIVAQLPRLTREYRMDYGMSKATPNDPLAVAFYITIHFPEGKEYAREWIRSQGVDPDSLELIYRTS from the coding sequence ATGCTGGAGGATTACCGGCGCGTCTGGGTTGTCGGCGGGGTGGTGGGCCTGGTCCTCGTCCTGGGGTTCTTGGGCTATCTCGTCTTCGGGCCAGGGCCGAAGTCGCAGGTGACGTTCAACTCGATCCCGGGCGACCTGACCCTGCGCATCGACGGCAAGGTGAAACCGGCCAACGGCGTCACCGAGATCCGCGAGGGCGTGCACGAGCTGACCGCGGAGCGCAGCGGCTTCACCACGATCACCCGCGAGATCGAGGTCAAGGACGGTGAGCCGCAGGCGTTCGACATCTTCCTCGACGCCTCTGGGCCCGAGGGGCGCCGCTGGCTCGAGGAGCATCCGGAAGCGGCCATCGAGGCCGAGGGCCACGGCAGCCGGGAGTACGAGAACAACGCTGAGCGCAAGACCGCCAAGTACCCGATCGTGGCGCAGCTGCCCCGGCTCACCCGCGAGTACCGGATGGACTACGGCATGTCGAAGGCCACTCCGAACGACCCGCTGGCCGTCGCCTTCTACATCACGATCCATTTTCCGGAAGGCAAGGAGTACGCCCGGGAGTGGATCCGCTCGCAGGGCGTCGATCCGGACTCGCTGGAGCTGATCTACCGGACCAGCTGA
- a CDS encoding FAD-binding oxidoreductase, with the protein MSSALETLRRDFSGDIIEPGAAEYEAASRALLAAGTPVYVLRPHSVGDVQAGVRFAAAAELVLSVRGGSHSFAGFGTNDGGVVIELSNLATVEVIDKERHLVRIGGGAKWGQVAAALAPHGLAISSGDTKSVGVGGLTLTGGIGWKVRKYGLAMDNVVAVELVTATGEVVRAAEDENPELFWAIRGGGGNFGIVTAFEFAAHPTTDVYFGKISFPAAEAAAVLQGWADYLRTAPEELTSIVDFANPFLGGPEAPVDVHVAFDGDDAELAAKAIDPIRRLGTVLSDDVVLKPYADTLVDGMIPPPGIKVMTRSGFVDKDSVPEVLRILAEVGASERPPSIAVRSVGGAVSRVADDATAYAHRQAELMFVTALPGPAPVVDAARPGFDAIWGRLTPHLSGAYANFLATATEEDVAAIYPAETYERLAAVKRQYDPSNLFAGNHNVLPK; encoded by the coding sequence ATGAGCTCAGCACTTGAAACCCTTCGCCGTGACTTCAGCGGCGACATCATCGAGCCCGGTGCGGCGGAGTACGAAGCGGCAAGTCGCGCGCTCTTGGCCGCGGGTACTCCGGTCTACGTCCTGCGGCCGCACAGCGTCGGCGACGTACAAGCTGGTGTCAGATTCGCGGCCGCCGCGGAGCTCGTGCTGTCCGTGCGAGGCGGCAGCCATTCCTTTGCGGGCTTCGGCACCAACGACGGCGGCGTTGTGATCGAGCTGAGCAACCTCGCGACCGTGGAGGTCATCGACAAGGAGCGTCACCTGGTCCGGATCGGCGGCGGCGCCAAGTGGGGCCAGGTCGCGGCCGCCTTGGCTCCGCATGGCCTGGCGATCTCCTCGGGCGATACCAAGAGCGTCGGCGTCGGCGGGCTGACGCTGACCGGCGGCATCGGCTGGAAGGTCAGGAAGTACGGCCTGGCCATGGACAACGTGGTCGCCGTCGAGCTGGTCACCGCGACCGGCGAGGTCGTACGTGCGGCCGAAGACGAGAACCCGGAGCTGTTCTGGGCGATTCGCGGCGGCGGCGGCAACTTCGGGATCGTGACCGCCTTCGAATTCGCGGCGCACCCGACGACCGACGTCTACTTCGGCAAGATCAGCTTCCCGGCAGCGGAGGCGGCCGCCGTACTCCAGGGGTGGGCGGATTACCTCCGCACGGCCCCCGAGGAGCTCACCTCCATCGTGGACTTCGCCAACCCCTTCCTGGGTGGACCTGAGGCGCCGGTCGACGTCCACGTCGCCTTCGACGGCGATGACGCGGAGCTGGCCGCCAAGGCGATCGACCCGATCCGCCGGCTCGGTACGGTGCTCTCCGACGACGTCGTACTGAAGCCGTACGCGGACACGCTCGTGGACGGGATGATCCCGCCGCCGGGTATCAAGGTCATGACCCGAAGCGGCTTCGTTGACAAGGACTCGGTGCCGGAGGTGCTGCGGATCCTTGCCGAGGTCGGGGCGTCGGAGCGGCCGCCGTCCATCGCGGTTCGCAGCGTTGGCGGTGCCGTATCCCGAGTCGCCGACGACGCCACGGCGTACGCGCATCGCCAAGCGGAGTTGATGTTCGTGACCGCTCTCCCGGGCCCGGCGCCGGTAGTCGATGCCGCTCGTCCCGGCTTCGACGCGATCTGGGGGAGGCTCACACCTCACCTCAGTGGCGCCTACGCGAACTTCCTCGCCACGGCCACCGAGGAGGACGTCGCCGCGATCTATCCGGCAGAGACGTACGAGCGGCTCGCGGCGGTCAAGCGTCAGTACGACCCGAGCAACCTGTTCGCCGGCAACCACAACGTACTGCCCAAGTAA
- a CDS encoding RNA polymerase sigma-70 factor yields the protein MTRTEEFEELRPLLFSIAYRILGSVSEAEDAVQETWLRYEATGTQPKSAKAFLSTVVTRIAIDVLRSARVRREEYVGPWFPEPLLADPYSDPERSAELADSLSMAALLLLERLSPLERAVFVLREVFGFSFREIASVVDRSEAACRQLSIRARRHMDAGRPRFEADRKEREQLADRFFGALREGDVDGLRELLAADVHMVGDGGGKTPHAARELFGSEDVAALLAVLTPSLIRIGGSVEAHEVNGQPGAILRDRDGKVLNTLLLDIVDGQIQTIRTVSNPDKLGHVGPVADAWAVFNEARRSME from the coding sequence ATGACGCGGACTGAGGAATTCGAGGAGCTGCGGCCGCTGCTGTTCTCGATCGCCTACCGGATCCTCGGCAGTGTGAGCGAGGCCGAGGACGCGGTCCAGGAGACCTGGCTGCGGTATGAGGCCACCGGGACCCAGCCCAAGTCGGCCAAGGCGTTCCTGTCGACCGTGGTGACACGGATCGCGATCGACGTGCTGCGGTCGGCACGGGTCCGGCGGGAGGAGTACGTCGGGCCGTGGTTCCCCGAGCCGCTGCTGGCCGATCCGTACTCCGATCCAGAGCGTTCCGCGGAGCTGGCCGACTCGCTGTCGATGGCGGCCCTGCTGCTGCTCGAACGACTCAGCCCGCTCGAGCGCGCGGTCTTCGTATTGCGCGAGGTGTTCGGCTTCAGCTTCCGGGAGATCGCCTCGGTGGTGGACAGGTCGGAGGCGGCGTGCCGCCAGCTCTCGATCCGGGCGCGCCGCCACATGGACGCGGGCCGGCCCCGGTTCGAGGCCGACCGCAAGGAGCGCGAGCAACTCGCCGACCGATTCTTCGGCGCTCTCCGGGAAGGCGACGTCGACGGGCTGCGGGAGTTGCTGGCCGCTGACGTTCACATGGTCGGCGACGGTGGCGGCAAGACCCCGCACGCGGCCAGAGAGCTCTTCGGCTCCGAGGACGTGGCGGCGTTGCTCGCCGTACTCACCCCGTCGCTGATCCGGATCGGCGGCTCGGTGGAGGCGCACGAGGTGAACGGCCAGCCGGGCGCGATTCTCCGCGACCGGGACGGCAAGGTGCTCAACACCTTGCTGCTCGACATCGTCGACGGGCAGATCCAGACGATCCGGACGGTGAGCAACCCCGACAAGCTCGGG